One genomic segment of Clostridium estertheticum subsp. estertheticum includes these proteins:
- a CDS encoding single-stranded DNA-binding protein, with protein sequence MNKVALVGRLTKDPELRFAQGTGTAVCKFTIAVNRRFKKEGQPDADFLPVTVFNKQAEATANYMRKGSQVAIAGTIQTSNYMKDEVRVYKTEIIADEVDFLDNKNKDNNSNGGNNTGTNAGDNDFGSVSDVTPLDDSDIPF encoded by the coding sequence ATGAATAAAGTAGCTTTAGTCGGAAGATTAACTAAGGATCCTGAACTTAGATTCGCTCAGGGGACAGGAACTGCAGTATGTAAATTTACGATTGCTGTAAATAGAAGATTTAAAAAAGAAGGACAACCAGACGCAGACTTTCTTCCAGTAACCGTGTTTAACAAACAAGCCGAGGCAACCGCAAATTATATGAGAAAAGGGAGTCAAGTAGCTATAGCTGGAACTATACAAACATCTAACTATATGAAGGATGAAGTGAGAGTATATAAAACAGAAATTATAGCAGATGAGGTTGATTTTTTAGATAATAAAAATAAAGATAATAATTCTAATGGTGGGAATAATACTGGAACCAATGCTGGGGATAATGATTTTGGAAGCGTAAGCGACGTAACTCCGCTGGACGATTCTGACATTCCGTTTTGA
- a CDS encoding helix-turn-helix domain-containing protein, whose protein sequence is MDLKQLRLDNGIKLMKLAEILEISRQQYSNIEKGKGKMNAGRIEKLSKKFNIEPLLILKAWEETKSNEKRC, encoded by the coding sequence ATGGATCTTAAGCAGCTTAGGCTAGACAACGGGATAAAATTAATGAAATTAGCTGAAATACTTGAAATCAGCAGGCAACAGTACAGCAACATTGAAAAAGGGAAAGGAAAGATGAATGCAGGAAGAATTGAAAAGCTTTCAAAAAAATTCAATATTGAACCGTTACTAATTTTAAAAGCATGGGAGGAGACAAAATCAAATGAAAAAAGATGTTGA
- a CDS encoding histidine kinase yields MDRLLTKKDLAERWQVTETSIDNWRREGTLTACKGMPVIRFSPQHIAELEGTKLEKFSPLQRKKLEKELESRNIIVELRDKEIADLKLKITRMLSIGAEGIYSKEA; encoded by the coding sequence ATGGACAGGCTTTTAACTAAAAAGGATTTAGCGGAACGATGGCAAGTAACTGAAACATCAATAGATAACTGGAGAAGAGAGGGAACTCTAACAGCATGTAAAGGGATGCCGGTAATAAGATTCTCACCGCAACATATTGCAGAGCTAGAAGGTACTAAACTTGAAAAGTTTTCTCCATTACAAAGAAAGAAACTTGAAAAAGAGTTGGAAAGTAGAAACATAATAGTTGAATTGAGGGATAAAGAAATAGCAGATTTAAAATTAAAAATCACAAGAATGTTATCAATAGGTGCAGAAGGTATCTATTCAAAGGAAGCATAG
- a CDS encoding AAA family ATPase, producing the protein MNIIIEQLRVIQFKGITEQLIKFGKVTNIYGENGTGKTTIPDAFTFLLFDKDSKDSAKFDAQPLDSNNNHIHNLETVIEATLDIDGKQVVLKRIYKEKYTKIKGTSKLDFKGHESEYYVNDVPMKVTEYKKYIGSLLNEDTFKLLTSPTYFASLDKKKRMEIITEIVGDLDNMTVLDSKKELESLRKHLIEHTVNELMKMTRSKVNKLKEDRIKLPTRIDEATKSIQEFDFDALEIQRTDTESAIKSIEAQLLDKSKENEGLYTLKSEFREKESELLDLEYKINANKNKPREILESDIRTKESSVRHSNGVVLEYADSIRVKKNKIANILDPRLKKLLETYKAIKELKFEFDENSCTCPTCQRKFETEDIEAEKIKLEGNFNLEKVKKIEKNVIEGKATKAEIVRLNLEITKLDEEIEDQKGDQALIQKSLDAKKEELQELKTAPVGESSETKDIKTEIEGLDNKIKNYKAADTTELNAKKVELKTSLKEVENQLAFKDANEKTLKRIETLKAEELKVSEKIAELEGIEILSEEFIRTKVQLLEETVNSKFKYVTFKMFRNQNNGGLEEVCEPCINGVPFTSNLNTAAKINAGLDIINTLCTHYGVNAPIFIDNKESVNKIIDVDSQVINLIVSKDKKLKVEVM; encoded by the coding sequence ATGAACATCATAATTGAACAATTAAGAGTCATCCAATTTAAAGGTATTACTGAACAATTAATTAAATTTGGAAAAGTTACAAATATCTATGGAGAGAATGGAACTGGAAAAACAACTATACCTGATGCATTTACTTTCTTATTATTTGATAAAGATAGCAAGGATAGCGCTAAATTTGATGCACAACCATTAGATTCAAATAATAATCATATTCATAACCTTGAAACCGTAATTGAAGCTACATTGGATATAGATGGTAAACAAGTAGTTTTAAAAAGGATATATAAAGAAAAATACACTAAGATTAAGGGTACTTCTAAGTTAGACTTCAAAGGCCACGAATCAGAGTATTACGTAAATGATGTTCCAATGAAGGTCACAGAGTATAAAAAGTATATAGGAAGCTTACTAAATGAAGATACTTTTAAATTGCTTACAAGTCCAACGTATTTCGCTAGTTTAGATAAGAAAAAAAGGATGGAAATTATAACTGAAATAGTTGGAGATTTAGACAATATGACTGTACTTGATTCTAAGAAAGAACTTGAATCACTTCGCAAACATTTAATAGAGCATACAGTAAATGAACTTATGAAAATGACTAGGAGCAAAGTTAATAAGTTAAAAGAAGACCGAATAAAATTGCCAACTAGGATTGATGAAGCTACTAAGAGCATCCAGGAGTTTGACTTTGATGCATTAGAAATTCAAAGAACTGATACTGAATCCGCTATAAAAAGTATTGAAGCTCAATTACTAGACAAAAGTAAAGAAAATGAAGGCCTATATACTTTAAAATCTGAATTTAGGGAAAAAGAATCTGAGTTATTGGATCTTGAATATAAGATTAATGCTAATAAGAATAAACCAAGAGAAATATTAGAAAGTGATATACGGACAAAAGAATCTAGTGTAAGACATTCAAATGGGGTTGTACTTGAGTATGCAGATTCTATACGTGTAAAGAAAAATAAAATAGCTAATATACTTGACCCCAGATTAAAGAAATTACTTGAAACCTATAAAGCTATAAAGGAATTAAAGTTTGAATTTGATGAAAATAGTTGCACTTGTCCAACCTGTCAACGGAAATTTGAAACTGAGGATATAGAAGCCGAAAAAATAAAGCTAGAAGGTAACTTCAATTTAGAAAAAGTTAAAAAAATAGAAAAAAATGTTATTGAAGGTAAGGCAACTAAAGCAGAAATAGTAAGATTAAATCTAGAAATTACGAAGCTGGATGAAGAAATAGAAGATCAAAAAGGAGATCAGGCACTAATTCAAAAATCATTAGATGCAAAAAAAGAAGAATTGCAAGAACTTAAAACTGCACCAGTAGGCGAATCTTCTGAAACTAAAGATATTAAAACAGAAATTGAAGGCTTAGATAATAAAATTAAAAATTATAAAGCAGCAGATACCACGGAATTAAATGCTAAGAAAGTTGAGTTAAAAACAAGCTTAAAAGAAGTTGAAAATCAACTTGCGTTTAAGGATGCTAATGAAAAAACTTTAAAAAGAATTGAAACGCTTAAAGCCGAAGAGTTAAAGGTAAGCGAGAAAATAGCTGAATTAGAGGGCATAGAAATATTATCTGAAGAATTTATAAGGACTAAGGTACAACTATTGGAAGAGACAGTTAATTCTAAGTTCAAATATGTAACTTTTAAAATGTTCAGGAACCAAAATAACGGCGGACTAGAAGAAGTATGTGAGCCTTGCATAAATGGAGTTCCATTTACTAGCAATCTGAATACTGCTGCAAAGATTAATGCTGGATTAGATATTATAAATACACTGTGCACCCATTATGGTGTCAATGCACCAATTTTTATTGATAACAAAGAATCTGTAAATAAAATAATTGATGTAGATAGCCAGGTAATTAATTTAATTGTTAGTAAAGATAAAAAGTTAAAAGTTGAGGTGATGTAA
- the bet gene encoding phage recombination protein Bet, with protein MTEKNNTKSSAVTLLEKEMVYTVGDEEVKLTANIVKTFIARGTKNVTDKELVIFMNLCKYRKLNPFLNEAYLVKFGEDAQIVVGKEALMRKAEESPRYKGHKAGIIVVREKEILELEGCFKLKTDVLVGGWAQIFVEGKDYPVVAKVALTEYSTGKSIWTNKPSTMIRKVALVQALREAFPTEVGALYAKEELGVDEDKIINVQHEVKEEIKNEANKDELDINETPEDDTEVIDAEIVENKNDEKSEEKGDDPY; from the coding sequence ATGACAGAAAAAAATAATACCAAAAGCAGTGCAGTAACATTATTGGAAAAAGAAATGGTATATACAGTTGGAGACGAAGAGGTTAAATTAACCGCCAATATAGTAAAAACATTTATAGCAAGAGGAACTAAAAATGTTACAGATAAAGAGCTAGTAATCTTCATGAACTTATGTAAATATAGAAAACTTAACCCATTTTTGAATGAGGCATATTTAGTTAAATTTGGTGAGGATGCACAGATAGTAGTTGGTAAAGAAGCACTTATGAGAAAAGCTGAAGAAAGTCCAAGATATAAAGGTCATAAAGCCGGAATAATAGTGGTCAGAGAAAAGGAAATATTAGAGTTAGAAGGTTGCTTCAAGCTTAAGACTGACGTTTTAGTAGGTGGATGGGCACAAATTTTCGTTGAAGGAAAAGATTATCCAGTTGTTGCAAAGGTTGCGCTAACTGAATACAGCACAGGTAAGAGCATATGGACCAATAAACCAAGCACGATGATTAGGAAAGTTGCACTAGTCCAAGCCTTAAGAGAAGCGTTCCCTACAGAAGTAGGCGCATTATACGCTAAAGAAGAACTTGGAGTCGATGAAGATAAAATAATCAACGTACAGCATGAAGTTAAAGAAGAAATTAAAAATGAAGCTAATAAAGATGAACTTGATATAAATGAAACACCTGAAGATGATACGGAAGTAATAGACGCTGAAATAGTTGAGAATAAAAATGATGAAAAAAGTGAGGAGAAAGGTGATGATCCTTACTAA
- a CDS encoding 3'-5' exonuclease codes for MKKLFIDTETSGFKPGQICQLTYTITEDDKVTVAKNFFLSCDYIDPGAEKVHGFSVERLKILSGGKTFKDIAAEVADDLKDGIFIAHNAPFDVNFVKTEIERAQYPFEIRESFCTMRHFTNIIKLKGKYGKYKFPKLEETMQFLKIDSESKQFDRELQRLYGDDGISFHDARFDVCGLIMVYYKAIKMGYKM; via the coding sequence TTGAAAAAATTATTTATAGATACTGAAACAAGTGGATTTAAGCCAGGACAAATATGCCAACTCACCTATACGATTACCGAGGATGATAAGGTGACGGTGGCTAAAAATTTCTTTCTTAGTTGTGATTATATTGATCCAGGCGCAGAAAAGGTGCATGGGTTTTCGGTAGAAAGATTGAAGATCCTCTCAGGTGGAAAAACATTTAAGGATATTGCTGCAGAAGTTGCAGATGATTTAAAAGATGGGATTTTTATAGCTCATAATGCTCCATTTGATGTTAATTTTGTAAAGACTGAAATAGAAAGAGCCCAATATCCTTTTGAAATTAGAGAAAGCTTTTGTACAATGAGGCACTTCACCAATATTATAAAGTTAAAAGGCAAATATGGTAAATACAAGTTTCCTAAATTAGAGGAGACAATGCAATTTTTAAAAATAGATAGTGAAAGTAAGCAATTTGATAGAGAATTACAAAGGCTTTATGGTGACGATGGTATATCGTTCCATGATGCCAGGTTTGATGTGTGTGGGTTGATAATGGTGTATTACAAAGCAATAAAAATGGGATATAAAATGTGA
- a CDS encoding AbrB/MazE/SpoVT family DNA-binding domain-containing protein, with translation MKSTGIVRKVDELGRVVIPIELRRTLGIAIKDALEIYTEDDTIILKKYTPDCILCGENNNDLVNYKGKNICKSCLKDIGKSKLL, from the coding sequence ATGAAAAGTACAGGAATAGTAAGAAAAGTGGACGAGTTAGGAAGAGTAGTTATTCCAATAGAATTAAGAAGAACTTTGGGTATAGCTATTAAAGATGCTTTAGAAATATATACAGAGGATGATACTATAATTCTTAAAAAATATACACCTGACTGCATACTTTGTGGTGAGAACAATAATGATCTAGTTAACTATAAAGGAAAAAATATTTGTAAAAGTTGTTTGAAAGATATTGGCAAAAGTAAACTTCTATAA
- a CDS encoding MBL fold metallo-hydrolase, with product MIKVLASGSSGNCYIIESGLEKLVIECGIDYKSILKGLNYSIKGVVGCLISHKHEDHCKSLKKIYENFPKIAAPMEVLVKFKYDNYHKSILVQSKSTFKIGEFTVMPFNCQHTNSDESECENLGYIIQHKLIGKVLFATDTYYLKYKFKDIDHILIECNYSESTIDMLDPRDQRTFKSHMSLETLKTTLSTWDLYKTKTITLIHLSHNNGEPERFKKEIEALTGIPTYIAIEGLEVG from the coding sequence ATGATTAAAGTATTAGCCTCAGGAAGTTCTGGCAATTGTTATATTATCGAATCTGGATTAGAAAAGTTAGTTATTGAGTGTGGAATAGATTATAAAAGTATTTTAAAAGGTCTGAATTATAGCATAAAAGGGGTTGTGGGATGCTTAATATCTCATAAACATGAAGATCATTGTAAAAGTTTAAAAAAGATATATGAAAACTTTCCAAAGATAGCTGCTCCAATGGAAGTTTTAGTGAAATTCAAATATGACAATTATCATAAAAGCATATTAGTACAGTCTAAAAGTACCTTTAAAATAGGTGAATTCACTGTAATGCCATTCAATTGCCAGCACACCAATTCTGATGAATCTGAGTGTGAAAATCTAGGCTATATAATACAACACAAATTAATAGGAAAAGTTTTATTTGCAACAGATACTTACTATTTAAAATATAAGTTCAAAGATATAGATCACATATTAATTGAATGTAATTATTCAGAATCAACTATAGATATGTTAGATCCACGGGACCAAAGGACATTTAAGTCTCATATGAGTTTAGAAACTTTAAAAACAACTTTAAGCACTTGGGATTTATATAAAACTAAAACAATAACATTAATCCATTTATCTCATAACAATGGAGAGCCTGAACGATTTAAAAAAGAGATAGAAGCATTAACTGGTATACCAACTTACATTGCTATAGAGGGACTAGAGGTGGGGTAA
- a CDS encoding sigma factor-like helix-turn-helix DNA-binding protein: MSLYKATEYYLYNYKTMKAEVKNIDLEIDQMEYVGCSGISYEEKSAPTNSFNSSVENEVVSREKRIATLKDSKRETLIKINKIDNALETLEPRDLDIIKLRYFDKLNNRLIGIRLELTEEWICTLKAIVINKLSTLINI; this comes from the coding sequence TTGAGTTTATATAAAGCAACAGAATATTATTTATATAACTATAAGACTATGAAAGCAGAGGTTAAGAATATTGATCTTGAAATAGATCAAATGGAGTATGTGGGATGCTCTGGTATAAGTTATGAAGAGAAGTCAGCACCTACAAATAGTTTTAACAGTTCTGTTGAGAATGAAGTAGTTAGTAGAGAAAAAAGAATTGCCACTTTAAAAGATTCTAAAAGAGAGACTTTGATTAAGATCAATAAAATAGATAATGCTTTAGAAACATTAGAACCAAGAGATCTTGATATAATAAAACTCAGATACTTTGACAAGTTAAATAATAGATTGATAGGCATTAGATTGGAATTAACTGAAGAGTGGATATGTACTCTTAAAGCTATAGTTATAAACAAATTATCAACTCTAATAAATATTTAA
- a CDS encoding ERCC4 domain-containing protein yields the protein MNYKFTETEIKKLLKENFMILYDTREQINKNQHILDYFDKKKISYKRQKIDEGDYTAIITKCEKMGIYRDLYFPIGVERKNSVDELAGNLGEETDTHDDIRLIRELRRAKEKGIKMFLLIEDEHGRENIKAGKYRSLYLPKSFMARLRSLQDQFLTNTVFINKNDSGEEIFGILHYAVRNFLKGGYMDIGPEEVDV from the coding sequence ATGAATTATAAGTTTACAGAAACAGAAATAAAAAAATTATTGAAAGAAAATTTCATGATTTTATATGATACACGAGAACAAATAAATAAAAATCAACATATTTTAGATTATTTTGACAAGAAAAAAATCAGTTATAAAAGGCAAAAAATTGATGAAGGTGACTATACCGCAATTATTACTAAGTGTGAAAAGATGGGCATATATAGAGATTTATATTTCCCTATAGGAGTTGAACGTAAAAATTCTGTAGATGAATTGGCTGGGAATCTCGGTGAGGAAACTGATACTCATGATGATATAAGACTTATAAGAGAGTTACGAAGAGCTAAAGAGAAAGGTATTAAAATGTTTTTATTGATAGAGGATGAACATGGGAGGGAAAATATAAAGGCTGGTAAGTATAGAAGTTTATATCTACCAAAATCTTTTATGGCCAGATTAAGAAGTCTTCAGGATCAGTTTCTTACCAACACTGTATTTATAAATAAAAATGATTCAGGGGAAGAGATATTCGGAATACTCCATTATGCTGTAAGAAACTTTTTAAAGGGTGGATACATGGATATTGGACCTGAAGAAGTAGATGTATAA
- a CDS encoding phBC6A51 family helix-turn-helix protein, with product MRAQGIDVVKIASTIGINRATFYNWEKSEEFAAEVDRCKQEFLTQSKNRISYLSIKAVRVLDEQMDSGDEKRSFDAASKILDKSHSNATKIELSDGRDTKDNVPVDVLDEEIKEFDKEPNI from the coding sequence ATGAGAGCACAGGGTATTGATGTTGTTAAGATTGCATCAACTATTGGCATTAATAGAGCAACATTTTATAATTGGGAGAAATCGGAAGAATTCGCGGCTGAGGTCGACAGATGTAAGCAGGAGTTTTTAACTCAGAGCAAGAATAGGATATCTTACTTATCTATTAAAGCAGTGAGAGTGTTGGATGAGCAAATGGATTCGGGCGATGAGAAAAGAAGTTTTGATGCTGCATCAAAGATACTCGATAAGTCACATAGCAATGCGACAAAGATAGAACTGAGTGATGGCAGAGATACCAAGGACAATGTACCAGTTGATGTACTGGATGAAGAAATCAAAGAATTTGATAAAGAACCTAATATATAG
- a CDS encoding histidine kinase codes for MDISKDDLIKIINETIKEVLPKEGVEYKLLTQQDIAGRWQLTVRAVENCRKAGIITAVKGVPGIRFNLQQIEELEGTKLERFSPIERKKLEREIEALKQKIATYEDVRAIILSASTKMINL; via the coding sequence ATGGATATTAGCAAGGATGATTTAATAAAAATTATTAATGAGACTATTAAAGAAGTGTTACCAAAGGAAGGAGTGGAGTATAAATTGCTAACACAGCAAGATATTGCCGGTAGATGGCAGTTAACTGTAAGAGCGGTAGAGAATTGCAGAAAGGCTGGAATCATAACAGCGGTAAAAGGAGTTCCTGGGATAAGGTTTAATCTTCAACAAATTGAAGAACTGGAAGGTACTAAGTTAGAAAGATTTTCCCCCATTGAAAGAAAAAAATTAGAGCGAGAAATCGAAGCACTAAAACAGAAAATCGCAACATATGAAGATGTAAGAGCAATCATTTTGAGTGCATCAACAAAAATGATAAATCTATAG
- a CDS encoding recombinase family protein — translation MNIAYVRVSTIEQNEARQVDGLKKYDIDEWFTEKVSAKDTNRPKLQEAIKFARKGDTVYIHSLDRLARSTKDLLDIVEQLQAKGIHLVSSKEAIDTSTATGKLMLTMIGAINTFERENMLERQREGIAIAKGNGVYKGRKVIEYPSNWEDVYTKYKNRKLQGNEAMELLGLKRTTFYKLVKQYEEG, via the coding sequence ATGAATATTGCTTATGTAAGAGTATCAACAATTGAACAGAATGAAGCAAGGCAAGTAGATGGATTAAAGAAGTATGATATAGATGAATGGTTCACTGAGAAGGTCAGTGCTAAGGATACCAATAGACCTAAGTTACAAGAGGCAATTAAGTTTGCTAGAAAAGGTGATACAGTTTATATTCATAGTCTCGATAGGTTGGCAAGAAGTACTAAGGATCTGTTGGATATAGTAGAGCAACTCCAAGCAAAGGGTATTCATTTAGTTAGTAGTAAAGAAGCAATAGATACTTCAACAGCAACAGGTAAGTTGATGCTGACAATGATAGGGGCTATCAATACGTTTGAACGTGAGAATATGTTAGAGCGACAACGCGAGGGCATAGCAATAGCAAAAGGTAATGGAGTATACAAAGGCAGGAAAGTCATTGAGTATCCAAGCAATTGGGAGGATGTATATACTAAGTATAAGAATAGAAAGCTACAAGGTAATGAAGCAATGGAACTGTTAGGGTTAAAGCGAACTACATTCTATAAATTAGTAAAACAGTATGAAGAGGGTTAA
- a CDS encoding CHC2 zinc finger domain-containing protein — protein sequence MDIEDIDLKSLIETETGQRFNREKKICCVFHKDKTPSLAVKFLSNANKERYKCYGCGEEGDAVDFIMKTRNMKYPEAREYLGIPLEKTLQETQIDEIRGYIDWEIKTLAFKKDFKLLAIFNFVDRDNNPVYYKAKFMKPDGKKASSYYHIDNGKVINKRKGDELLYNLYNVIIGLRQDKIIVVTEGEKDANTLNSILKNKNYVVTSSKGFKDFSMLRGAKIFICGDTGAAGTKYIENIKFELLEDSPSFKIINLQGIKALGDNKDVTDWLESGHTKNDLYQAFKRSLDLKCRFELQQDFNGIYKMVKSKGDEEVFNKIYITNFNLLEASRINFIDKDNEGVKLVMRSFTGSKIERLDEVNVFDDIRAFKGFLGTMDLSFTGNINDLTMLKTWVNNYFALDVEQVHTGVKFMDQMLITNDGSFTKGKIDTSIKCEDGVELNLVNIENINCEELTEVMEHLFTFATLEKTFSIIGSIVNFLAVGQSQALNLKNHFLFIIGESGGGKSTILEKVIAPLLNYPLSDKNSIGDITPFALIKNLSEGNYPSLFEEYKPSQMDNHKVSKLSGIFRNLYDRSTISRGDKSFKNKCFQLNRSMVLVGEECFPNAEKALMERSCIIYLSKKERTPKHTQNMAWLTNNEPLLNKLGKSLIETILGLSTEDYKSIREAAALKIDGLRDRTLNTAINVCSGIEIFNLLLKKLGLKQIIKHVEYIVRNIEEEVLDDGNEALSQVELMLKQYNSMIEDNRIREIETVIQRRDDCLYLKSSEMLNQINEYLRSVNSNWIPLDLKDFRKQAMKAGYLTGKGNKSINLGTLADRKTVRYDTCDVEMFRKLDVTRILPNELEEIKGYDNIIPFN from the coding sequence ATGGATATTGAGGATATAGACTTAAAATCATTAATAGAAACTGAAACTGGACAACGATTTAATAGAGAAAAGAAAATTTGTTGTGTGTTTCATAAGGATAAAACTCCTTCACTTGCAGTTAAATTTTTAAGCAATGCAAATAAGGAGAGATATAAGTGTTATGGATGCGGTGAAGAAGGCGACGCGGTTGACTTCATTATGAAAACTAGAAACATGAAGTACCCAGAAGCTAGAGAGTACCTTGGAATTCCATTAGAAAAAACTTTACAAGAAACACAAATTGATGAAATTAGAGGTTATATAGATTGGGAGATCAAAACACTTGCGTTTAAAAAAGATTTCAAGTTACTAGCAATATTTAATTTTGTAGATAGAGATAATAATCCTGTATATTATAAAGCTAAATTTATGAAACCAGATGGGAAAAAAGCATCATCATATTATCATATTGATAATGGTAAAGTTATAAATAAAAGAAAAGGTGATGAATTATTATATAACCTATATAACGTAATTATTGGGTTAAGACAAGATAAAATAATAGTTGTAACTGAAGGTGAGAAAGATGCTAACACCTTAAACTCTATACTTAAAAACAAAAATTATGTAGTTACAAGTAGCAAAGGGTTTAAAGATTTCTCAATGTTACGGGGTGCTAAAATTTTCATTTGCGGTGACACTGGAGCTGCAGGTACAAAGTATATAGAAAATATTAAATTTGAGTTATTAGAAGATTCTCCATCCTTTAAAATAATTAATCTTCAAGGTATTAAAGCACTTGGAGATAACAAAGATGTAACGGACTGGTTAGAATCTGGACACACTAAGAATGACTTATACCAGGCATTTAAGCGAAGTTTAGATTTAAAATGTAGATTTGAATTACAACAAGATTTCAATGGAATCTATAAAATGGTTAAAAGCAAAGGTGACGAAGAAGTTTTTAATAAAATATATATAACAAATTTCAACTTATTAGAAGCTTCAAGAATTAATTTCATAGATAAAGATAATGAAGGTGTAAAACTAGTGATGAGGTCTTTCACAGGCTCTAAGATAGAGAGACTGGATGAAGTAAACGTATTTGATGATATTCGAGCATTTAAAGGATTCCTAGGTACTATGGACCTTTCCTTTACAGGGAATATTAATGATTTAACAATGTTAAAGACCTGGGTTAATAATTATTTTGCCTTAGATGTAGAACAAGTTCATACCGGTGTAAAATTCATGGATCAAATGCTTATAACGAATGATGGTTCATTTACAAAAGGGAAAATTGATACATCCATTAAATGTGAAGATGGCGTCGAACTTAATTTAGTTAATATTGAAAATATAAACTGTGAAGAGTTAACTGAAGTAATGGAACATTTATTCACATTTGCCACGCTTGAAAAAACTTTTAGTATCATTGGATCAATAGTTAATTTCTTAGCTGTAGGACAAAGCCAGGCATTAAATTTAAAAAATCATTTTCTCTTTATTATTGGAGAAAGTGGAGGAGGTAAAAGTACCATTCTAGAAAAGGTTATAGCTCCTCTGCTAAATTATCCTTTGTCAGATAAAAATTCTATTGGTGATATAACTCCTTTTGCTCTCATTAAAAATTTGAGTGAAGGTAATTATCCATCATTATTTGAAGAGTACAAGCCTAGTCAAATGGATAATCATAAAGTTTCAAAATTGAGTGGAATCTTTAGAAATTTATATGATAGGTCCACAATTTCTAGGGGAGATAAAAGTTTTAAAAATAAATGTTTTCAGCTTAATAGATCCATGGTTTTAGTTGGAGAAGAATGTTTTCCGAATGCAGAAAAAGCTTTGATGGAAAGATCCTGTATAATTTATTTATCTAAAAAGGAAAGAACCCCAAAACATACTCAAAACATGGCTTGGTTGACTAACAATGAACCATTATTAAATAAACTAGGTAAAAGTTTAATAGAAACTATATTGGGATTAAGTACAGAAGACTATAAAAGTATAAGAGAAGCCGCAGCTCTTAAAATAGATGGATTAAGAGATAGGACCTTAAATACTGCAATCAATGTATGTTCTGGGATAGAAATATTCAATTTACTTCTAAAAAAGCTAGGACTTAAACAAATAATTAAACATGTAGAATATATTGTTAGAAATATAGAAGAAGAAGTTTTGGACGATGGGAACGAAGCTTTGTCTCAAGTTGAACTAATGCTTAAACAATATAATTCTATGATAGAAGATAATAGAATTCGCGAGATTGAGACGGTTATACAACGAAGGGATGATTGCCTATATCTCAAAAGTTCAGAAATGTTAAATCAAATAAATGAATATTTAAGAAGTGTTAATAGTAATTGGATCCCGTTAGACTTAAAAGACTTTAGAAAACAGGCTATGAAGGCAGGTTATTTGACTGGTAAAGGAAATAAATCTATAAATCTAGGTACTTTAGCAGATAGAAAAACGGTGAGATATGATACCTGTGATGTTGAAATGTTCCGAAAACTTGATGTAACGAGGATACTTCCTAATGAATTAGAAGAAATAAAAGGATATGACAATATAATCCCATTCAACTAA